The window TTAATTTGATTTTTGATGCATTATTAGAGTCAGGTTTTAATCGTGATTGCACTGTCCTCGCTTTAGGTGGTGGAGTAATTGGGGATATGGCAGGTTTTGCCTCTGCATGTTTTCAGCGTGGTGTGAATTTTATTCAAGTTCCAACAACTCTTTTATCTCAAGTGGATTCGAGTGTTGGAGGTAAAACGGGAATTAATCACCCTTTGGGAAAAAATATGCTAGGCGCTTTTCAACAGCCGCAGGTGGTACTTGCGGATATGGCGCAGTTGGATACCTTGCCTGATCGAGAATTATCAGCAGGCTTGGCTGAAGTCATTAAATATGCATTATTGGGTGATCAAGACTTTTTAGTATGGTTAGAGCAGAATATGGATGCATTGGTTGCTCGTGATGCAAACTTATTGGCTGAAGCAGTTTATCGTTCATGTGCTCACAAAGCACGTATTGTTGCCAATGATGAAAAAGAACAAGGTGAACGAGCCTTATTAAATTTAGGTCATACTTTTGGTCATGCGATAGAATCTTATTTGGGTTACGGTGTTTGGTTGCATGGAGAAGCTGTAGCTACAGGCATGGTCATGGCTGCAGATTTATCGCAGCGTTTGGGGTGGATTTCAG is drawn from Acinetobacter suaedae and contains these coding sequences:
- the aroB gene encoding 3-dehydroquinate synthase — protein: MQTLYVELGERRYPIFIGSHLDPKALLEPYLHGRQVMLVSNTTVAPLYLQSYKDALIQLNKQVAECILPDGEQYKDIQHLNLIFDALLESGFNRDCTVLALGGGVIGDMAGFASACFQRGVNFIQVPTTLLSQVDSSVGGKTGINHPLGKNMLGAFQQPQVVLADMAQLDTLPDRELSAGLAEVIKYALLGDQDFLVWLEQNMDALVARDANLLAEAVYRSCAHKARIVANDEKEQGERALLNLGHTFGHAIESYLGYGVWLHGEAVATGMVMAADLSQRLGWISVEDVERTKKIIQRANLPISCPKIPLDEFLAYMAHDKKVLNGQLRLVLLQRLGQAVITKDFDIELMKQSILANQSVS